One stretch of Pontibacillus halophilus JSM 076056 = DSM 19796 DNA includes these proteins:
- a CDS encoding DUF4352 domain-containing protein yields MKKMFKGCLTLIGGLVVIGIIIAAVSGGEDSTTTTTSSQDDGETKQEETKSSEETKTIGIGETATIEDIGFTVQNAESTTTIEADNEYTEPVTTDNQFIVLDVTINNGQNEAITTDSSFFTLVTEDGTEYSPKNDGDLIMVIPNEKMLFLEEINPGLKKDGIVVFEVGSDVTMEELTLKANAGFWGTKSVNINLK; encoded by the coding sequence ATGAAGAAAATGTTTAAAGGGTGTCTCACATTAATAGGTGGTCTAGTTGTTATTGGAATTATCATTGCTGCTGTTTCTGGTGGAGAGGATTCAACAACGACAACGACATCAAGTCAAGATGATGGAGAAACTAAACAAGAAGAGACAAAATCAAGCGAGGAAACAAAGACAATTGGGATTGGCGAAACTGCGACGATTGAAGATATTGGCTTTACTGTACAAAACGCGGAGAGTACCACTACTATTGAAGCAGACAATGAATACACAGAGCCAGTTACAACAGACAATCAGTTTATCGTATTAGATGTGACAATCAACAACGGGCAAAATGAAGCCATCACGACCGATTCAAGTTTCTTTACACTAGTAACTGAAGATGGAACAGAATATAGTCCTAAAAATGATGGTGACTTAATCATGGTAATCCCGAATGAAAAGATGCTATTCCTAGAAGAAATCAATCCTGGTTTGAAGAAAGATGGCATCGTTGTATTCGAAGTTGGGTCTGATGTGACCATGGAAGAACTCACCCTAAAAGCAAATGCAGGATTCTGGGGCACAAAAAGCGTCAACATTAATTTGAAATAA
- a CDS encoding tripartite tricarboxylate transporter permease, protein MALEGLLEGFQVAFSWQGIIFVLIGVVTGTLIGMMPGLGPISAIAIMIPITYGMNPSIALVMMAGVYYGAVFGGSTSSILLNAPGISGTVATAFDGYPMAQRGEAGKALAIAAVSSFVGGTVSVVLLMLFAPALAQVAVSFGPAQYFALMLLGLTAISSLSDGSTVKALIAATVGFIVATIGIDGQTGTNRYTFGNPNLMEGIDFLVIALGLFALAEVCALILTRKDRSLSKQSDIGNLKLNKSDFKEMRGPMTRQSFLGFLLGVLPGAGATIASFIGYISEKRIAKKPDEFGKGSVKGLSAPETANNAATSGAFVPLLSLGIPGSGTTAVMLGAFLALGIQPGPLLIQDRPDVFWGIIASMYIGNVFLLILNLPLIPYIAKILKISRPMLIALVITFSIIGVYSISFSTFDLYLLLAFGVLGYLMRLFSFPAPPFILAFILGGMMEQSFRQAMTASGGSMTVFIQDPISIALLVVSILSLAFGFIKRDNKQTNSQQQDDETLSR, encoded by the coding sequence ATGGCTCTAGAAGGTCTATTAGAAGGGTTTCAAGTCGCATTTAGCTGGCAGGGAATTATTTTCGTTCTTATCGGAGTTGTAACAGGAACGCTAATCGGTATGATGCCAGGTCTTGGCCCAATTAGTGCTATTGCAATTATGATTCCTATCACATATGGAATGAATCCATCCATTGCACTCGTGATGATGGCGGGAGTTTACTACGGAGCGGTATTTGGTGGATCCACTTCTTCCATTCTACTCAATGCTCCGGGAATATCAGGAACGGTTGCGACTGCGTTCGATGGTTATCCAATGGCCCAGCGGGGGGAAGCGGGCAAGGCGCTCGCCATTGCTGCAGTTTCGTCCTTTGTGGGTGGAACGGTTTCCGTTGTATTGCTGATGCTTTTCGCACCGGCGCTTGCTCAGGTCGCCGTATCATTTGGACCGGCACAATATTTTGCTCTTATGTTACTTGGGTTAACTGCTATTTCGAGTCTTTCTGATGGCTCAACGGTGAAAGCACTCATTGCCGCCACTGTTGGATTTATTGTGGCTACCATTGGAATTGACGGGCAAACTGGGACGAACCGCTATACATTCGGCAATCCAAATTTGATGGAGGGGATCGATTTCCTCGTCATTGCCCTTGGGTTGTTCGCGTTGGCAGAAGTATGCGCGTTGATTCTAACTAGGAAAGACCGTTCTTTAAGTAAGCAAAGTGATATTGGAAACTTGAAGTTAAACAAATCGGATTTTAAAGAGATGCGTGGACCGATGACGCGACAATCGTTCTTAGGATTTCTACTCGGCGTACTACCAGGAGCTGGAGCGACGATTGCTTCATTTATCGGATACATTTCAGAGAAACGTATTGCCAAGAAGCCAGATGAATTCGGAAAGGGGTCCGTTAAGGGACTATCTGCACCGGAAACAGCCAATAATGCTGCAACAAGCGGAGCGTTTGTACCATTGCTAAGCCTTGGTATTCCTGGGTCGGGCACGACAGCTGTTATGTTGGGGGCATTTCTAGCACTAGGCATTCAACCTGGACCACTCTTAATTCAAGACCGTCCAGATGTATTCTGGGGAATCATTGCAAGTATGTATATCGGGAACGTGTTCTTACTCATATTGAACTTGCCGCTCATTCCTTACATCGCCAAGATATTAAAAATCTCACGCCCGATGCTGATTGCACTCGTAATCACATTTAGTATCATCGGTGTCTACTCTATCAGCTTTAGTACGTTTGACCTGTATCTATTACTAGCGTTTGGGGTGCTTGGATACTTAATGCGACTTTTCTCTTTCCCAGCTCCACCGTTTATTCTCGCCTTTATTCTAGGAGGGATGATGGAACAATCCTTCCGACAAGCTATGACAGCTTCCGGTGGCAGCATGACCGTATTCATTCAAGATCCAATCTCAATTGCACTACTCGTCGTCAGTATCCTCTCCCTCGCATTTGGATTCATCAAACGCGACAACAAACAAACTAACTCCCAACAACAAGACGACGAAACCCTCTCACGATAG
- a CDS encoding tripartite tricarboxylate transporter TctB family protein has translation MLKTLNQKVSIVLLVLSAGYLYLTFNLKEYPYVPIDSDFIPKVLGYILIALSILLYFDRSSESDKEKAKRQVSKEDVLALVGVGALIILYIVLFEWLGFLLTTALFVFSCSWALGYRRILSLVLVSVLFPSVLYYLFNYLLQIRLPEGILPF, from the coding sequence ATGCTTAAGACTCTCAATCAAAAAGTAAGCATTGTGCTTCTTGTGTTGTCAGCTGGTTACTTGTATCTAACGTTCAATCTGAAAGAATATCCTTACGTTCCTATTGATTCAGACTTTATCCCGAAAGTGCTCGGGTACATTTTAATTGCATTATCCATTTTATTATATTTTGATCGGTCGTCAGAGTCGGACAAGGAGAAAGCGAAGCGGCAAGTTTCAAAGGAAGATGTCCTTGCATTAGTTGGCGTAGGAGCTCTAATCATTTTGTACATCGTGCTATTTGAATGGCTTGGCTTCTTACTTACAACGGCATTGTTCGTGTTCAGCTGTTCTTGGGCGCTAGGCTATCGAAGAATACTGAGCTTAGTTCTTGTTTCTGTGCTGTTTCCTTCCGTGTTGTATTACTTGTTTAACTATTTACTTCAAATTCGGTTGCCAGAAGGAATTCTACCATTTTAA
- a CDS encoding tripartite tricarboxylate transporter substrate binding protein, whose amino-acid sequence MKKIGMLGVALMLVVLAACGNDEASSDGGSGEWQPDKNLEIVAPAGAGGGWDTTARSVARVFEDEGIVEESVGVVNKPGGGGAVGWSYVNNTDNPHTIFVSSPPLLFVPLNGQSDISHKDVTPLANVIADYGAFAVAEDAKWDNLTELFEDMKGDPSSVTVVGASSPGSMDHIQFVRLAKEAGVDIKGIKYVSAQDGAGLTQILNGSADVYSTGVAETVEQVKAGKIRVLGVTSEERLEGDVLSDFPTAVEQGIDATFVNWRGFFGPKDMDPAAVAYYEEKLKEVSDSEAFGKLRDQYGWGEMFMGSEEYKSFLDEQEEEVSTLLEELGLGQ is encoded by the coding sequence GTGAAAAAGATAGGAATGCTTGGAGTTGCACTCATGTTAGTTGTATTGGCGGCTTGTGGGAACGATGAAGCAAGTTCAGATGGTGGAAGTGGAGAATGGCAGCCGGATAAAAACCTTGAAATTGTAGCACCAGCCGGCGCAGGCGGTGGCTGGGATACAACAGCCAGAAGCGTAGCCCGTGTGTTTGAGGATGAGGGAATTGTTGAAGAGAGTGTTGGAGTCGTGAACAAACCTGGTGGAGGTGGAGCAGTTGGTTGGTCTTATGTGAACAACACAGACAATCCACACACCATTTTCGTTTCATCACCACCGTTGTTGTTTGTCCCTCTTAATGGACAATCTGACATTTCGCATAAAGATGTTACACCGCTTGCGAATGTGATTGCGGATTATGGTGCTTTTGCCGTAGCGGAGGATGCGAAGTGGGACAACTTAACCGAACTCTTTGAAGATATGAAGGGTGACCCATCAAGTGTAACGGTTGTTGGAGCTTCCTCTCCTGGTTCTATGGACCACATCCAGTTCGTGCGCTTGGCGAAAGAAGCCGGTGTCGATATTAAAGGGATTAAATATGTATCTGCTCAAGACGGCGCTGGGCTGACACAGATTCTTAATGGAAGTGCAGATGTATACTCGACTGGCGTAGCTGAAACGGTTGAGCAAGTGAAAGCAGGTAAGATTCGAGTGCTAGGCGTCACGTCTGAAGAGCGTTTAGAAGGCGATGTACTATCTGATTTCCCTACAGCTGTGGAGCAAGGCATTGATGCGACATTCGTCAACTGGCGCGGATTCTTTGGACCGAAGGATATGGACCCTGCTGCAGTCGCTTACTACGAAGAGAAATTGAAAGAAGTTAGTGACTCTGAGGCCTTCGGTAAACTTCGTGACCAGTATGGCTGGGGCGAAATGTTCATGGGTAGTGAAGAATACAAATCATTCCTAGATGAGCAGGAAGAAGAAGTTTCAACGTTGCTAGAAGAGCTAGGACTTGGTCAGTAA
- a CDS encoding response regulator, whose protein sequence is MIRVVIAEDDFRVGQLHEKFLENVSDVTVVGKALNGGETLELVEAHQPELLLLDVYMPDRLGTDLLHEIRERAPLVDIIMITAADDKQMVEKALKYGVVDYMIKPITMERFYETLNQYKKTKRLFNHHETFSQSMVDELMGHKAERMNQDANLPKGIDSITLEKVREILNESPQGLTADQAGESIGVSKTTARRYLEYLISIEEGQAEMRYGKVGRPERKYFLTVNQP, encoded by the coding sequence ATGATTCGTGTTGTCATTGCAGAGGATGACTTTCGAGTGGGGCAACTGCATGAGAAGTTTCTAGAGAACGTGTCGGACGTGACGGTAGTGGGGAAAGCGCTCAACGGTGGAGAGACGCTTGAGTTAGTCGAAGCGCATCAACCGGAGTTGCTCTTGCTCGATGTGTATATGCCAGACCGGTTAGGGACGGACTTGCTTCATGAAATTCGAGAGCGAGCTCCTCTTGTGGACATCATCATGATTACAGCAGCTGATGATAAACAAATGGTTGAGAAGGCATTGAAATATGGCGTTGTGGACTATATGATTAAGCCGATTACAATGGAACGCTTTTACGAAACATTGAATCAGTATAAGAAGACAAAGCGGTTGTTCAACCATCATGAGACGTTTAGTCAATCCATGGTAGACGAACTCATGGGTCACAAGGCAGAACGAATGAATCAGGATGCGAATCTGCCAAAAGGGATTGATTCGATTACGCTCGAGAAGGTAAGAGAGATTCTAAACGAGTCACCACAAGGGCTAACCGCTGATCAAGCAGGCGAGTCAATAGGGGTTTCCAAGACGACTGCACGAAGGTATTTAGAATACTTGATTTCTATAGAAGAAGGTCAAGCTGAAATGCGGTACGGGAAAGTAGGAAGACCAGAGCGTAAATATTTCTTGACTGTAAACCAACCCTAG